The Sporosarcina luteola genome contains a region encoding:
- a CDS encoding metal ABC transporter permease codes for MDFISDIQNYVFLQKALFTSIMVGIICGVIGCFIILRGMALMGDAISHAVLPGIAVSYMLGINYLYGAVFTGLLTSVGIGFISQNSRVKNDSSIGIVFSSFFALGIILIAKAKSTIDLTSILFGNVLSVRSSDMWMTLVIGTIVLLVVILFYKELLVSTFDPTFAASYGLPNRLIHYVLMILLTLVTVASLQTVGVILVVAMLITPASTAYLLTNRLSVMIVLSAAFGAFSAIIGLYFSFEHNLSSGAVIVLVTTVLFLIAFVFSPKQGIFWRSVRIRKNRNGVTTKKKESFE; via the coding sequence ATGGACTTCATTTCCGATATCCAAAATTATGTATTTTTGCAGAAGGCATTGTTTACTTCGATTATGGTTGGCATCATCTGCGGAGTGATCGGCTGCTTCATCATTCTACGAGGCATGGCGTTGATGGGAGATGCCATTTCACACGCGGTTCTGCCTGGCATTGCGGTCTCCTATATGCTTGGCATCAATTATCTTTACGGGGCAGTCTTCACTGGGCTATTGACTTCCGTCGGCATCGGTTTCATTTCACAAAACAGCCGGGTGAAAAATGATTCGTCCATCGGTATCGTTTTCAGCTCCTTTTTCGCACTCGGCATCATCTTGATTGCCAAGGCGAAATCAACCATAGATTTGACAAGCATTTTATTCGGGAATGTGCTGTCCGTTAGATCCTCAGATATGTGGATGACTTTGGTAATTGGAACGATTGTGTTGCTCGTCGTTATTCTGTTTTATAAGGAACTGCTCGTCAGCACGTTCGATCCTACATTTGCAGCTTCTTACGGATTGCCGAATCGGCTAATCCATTATGTCCTGATGATTCTTCTGACATTGGTGACAGTGGCCTCTCTGCAGACGGTCGGTGTCATTCTCGTTGTGGCAATGCTCATCACTCCAGCTTCGACAGCTTATTTATTGACGAACCGATTGTCCGTGATGATTGTACTTTCAGCGGCGTTCGGCGCGTTCTCAGCAATCATCGGACTGTATTTCAGCTTTGAGCATAATTTATCATCCGGTGCGGTCATTGTTCTCGTTACAACGGTCTTGTTCCTGATCGCCTTTGTATTTTCACCTAAACAAGGCATCTTTTGGCGTTCCGTTAGGATCCGAAAAAATAGAAATGGAGTAACTACAAAAAAGAAGGAGTCTTTTGAATGA
- a CDS encoding MFS transporter, with translation MNYKEPIWTKPFISLFLTNLSVFIVFYGLVSTLPLYAKDALSRTDEEAGLLMTIFLVSAIIVRPFSGKLLDIVGKRKMLLISLFFYLICTILYYFITPFGGLLALRFFQGIWFSIVTTAAGALAADIVPKTRRGAGLGYYVMSTNLAVVIGPFIALFIIQSYSYDALFILMSILMTIGALVALLIPELETGHNENKSKGFTLNDLFEKKAMPIAILASLIAFSYASVLSYLSIYAQEKGLLPQASFFFVVFAAVMLITRPFTGRIFDEKGPAYILIPGFLLFFFGLFVLSFMSSPGLFLIAGAFVGLGYGALVPSMQTLAIQSTTHQRSGYATATFFTLFDSGLAVGSYVLGIVAVQLGYRNVYLLSSVLVLAVLASYILVIRKRQH, from the coding sequence ATGAATTATAAAGAACCGATTTGGACAAAGCCGTTCATTAGTCTATTCTTAACGAATTTGTCCGTTTTCATCGTGTTTTACGGTTTGGTATCGACATTGCCGCTTTACGCAAAAGATGCTTTAAGCCGGACGGACGAAGAAGCAGGTTTGTTGATGACGATCTTCTTAGTGTCCGCCATCATTGTCCGGCCATTTAGTGGCAAGTTGCTAGATATTGTAGGGAAGCGGAAAATGTTGTTGATCAGCTTGTTCTTCTATCTTATTTGCACAATACTTTACTATTTCATTACTCCATTTGGAGGATTGCTTGCATTGCGTTTCTTCCAAGGTATCTGGTTCAGCATTGTTACGACGGCAGCAGGTGCACTTGCTGCAGATATCGTTCCGAAAACGAGACGTGGAGCGGGGCTTGGCTATTACGTCATGTCGACAAACTTGGCTGTTGTCATCGGGCCGTTTATCGCACTATTCATCATACAATCATACTCCTACGATGCATTATTCATTTTGATGAGTATTCTAATGACCATTGGAGCGCTCGTGGCACTCCTTATTCCGGAGTTGGAAACAGGCCACAATGAGAATAAGTCGAAAGGTTTTACATTGAACGATTTATTCGAAAAGAAAGCAATGCCAATTGCGATATTGGCAAGTTTAATCGCATTTTCGTATGCGAGTGTCCTATCCTATTTATCGATATACGCTCAAGAGAAAGGCTTATTGCCGCAAGCCAGTTTCTTCTTTGTCGTCTTTGCGGCGGTCATGCTCATTACTCGACCATTTACAGGAAGGATTTTTGATGAAAAAGGGCCGGCATACATTTTGATCCCCGGCTTCCTACTATTCTTCTTCGGTCTGTTCGTACTCTCTTTCATGAGCTCCCCAGGATTATTTCTTATTGCAGGAGCTTTTGTCGGGCTGGGCTATGGAGCGTTGGTACCGAGCATGCAGACGCTTGCGATTCAATCGACAACACATCAAAGGAGCGGATATGCGACAGCGACGTTTTTTACGTTATTCGACTCTGGGCTAGCTGTTGGATCGTATGTTTTAGGGATTGTCGCAGTTCAGTTGGGCTATCGTAATGTGTATTTGCTATCAAGTGTTCTCGTGCTTGCAGTGCTTGCATCATATATTTTGGTTATCCGAAAACGGCAACACTGA
- a CDS encoding protein-tyrosine phosphatase family protein: MTNKPYKALVTDRIFFGGVDAIDELVANEKIDVIYDLRAKVDGPLPSELSVHQPLLDDADEQDNSIREAVKKVMDAYQDGKNVYFHCNTGRGRGGTLAAATLLELGKAENIEEAELMTQAIRSETNIKPAFKAALNRIYPK; this comes from the coding sequence ATGACAAACAAACCGTATAAAGCGTTAGTGACAGATCGAATCTTCTTCGGCGGTGTTGATGCAATTGATGAATTGGTGGCTAATGAAAAGATTGATGTCATCTATGATTTGCGAGCAAAAGTAGACGGACCATTGCCGAGTGAGCTAAGCGTCCATCAGCCTCTATTGGATGACGCAGATGAACAAGATAATTCCATTCGCGAAGCCGTGAAGAAAGTAATGGATGCATACCAAGATGGAAAAAATGTTTATTTCCATTGCAATACAGGAAGAGGACGAGGCGGCACACTCGCGGCAGCCACTCTCCTTGAGTTGGGAAAGGCGGAAAATATTGAGGAGGCAGAGCTGATGACTCAAGCAATCCGCTCCGAAACAAACATTAAGCCCGCATTTAAAGCCGCATTGAATCGGATTTATCCAAAGTGA
- a CDS encoding exonuclease SbcCD subunit D, whose product MKFFHTADWHLGKLVQGVYMTEGQRHVLRQFVDAVREEKPDAVIIAGDLYDRAVPPPEAVALLDEVLWEIVMELKTPVIAVAGNHDSPGRLQFGSRLMQSNGFHIVGQMSAQPEPVVLTDSFGEVHFHLVPYCDPSIVKHLYEDGDVVDHHTAMEKVVERICSSMDRNARHVFVGHAFVTPFGEEEENTSDSERPLAIGGAEYVAARLFTQFDYTALGHLHQAHYVSDEKIRYAGSPMKYSISEERHAKGFFIVDMDDEGNVEVEKRALTPLHDMRTVEGTMEDILAHPPSSDYVFVKLHDETPILFPMEKVKSVYPNAMHIERKLVRTAATIEHQSAAATEKPDDMTLFRFFYSQMNDMEPDAETERLFAEVLQDVKGGVEK is encoded by the coding sequence TTGAAGTTTTTTCATACTGCCGATTGGCATCTTGGCAAGCTGGTGCAAGGCGTGTATATGACGGAGGGGCAGCGGCATGTCCTTCGGCAATTCGTCGATGCCGTACGTGAGGAGAAGCCCGATGCGGTCATCATTGCCGGTGATTTGTATGATCGTGCGGTTCCCCCGCCGGAAGCGGTAGCTTTATTGGATGAAGTGCTGTGGGAAATTGTCATGGAGCTGAAAACTCCGGTCATTGCGGTGGCGGGGAACCATGATAGCCCCGGACGTCTGCAATTCGGCAGCAGATTGATGCAATCGAACGGCTTTCATATCGTGGGACAAATGTCTGCGCAACCGGAGCCGGTCGTTCTGACGGATTCTTTCGGTGAGGTCCATTTCCATCTCGTACCGTATTGCGATCCGTCGATTGTGAAGCATTTATACGAAGATGGCGACGTCGTCGACCATCATACAGCGATGGAGAAAGTGGTAGAACGAATTTGCAGCTCGATGGATCGGAACGCCCGACATGTGTTTGTGGGACATGCCTTTGTCACTCCTTTCGGCGAGGAAGAGGAGAATACGAGCGATTCGGAGCGTCCGCTCGCAATTGGTGGAGCGGAGTATGTTGCTGCACGTCTGTTTACACAATTCGATTATACGGCCCTCGGTCATTTGCACCAGGCTCATTATGTCTCTGATGAAAAAATCCGTTATGCAGGTTCCCCGATGAAATATTCGATTTCGGAAGAGCGGCATGCAAAAGGGTTTTTCATCGTGGACATGGACGACGAAGGTAATGTGGAAGTGGAAAAGAGAGCGCTGACTCCATTGCATGATATGCGTACAGTAGAAGGGACAATGGAAGATATTCTTGCACATCCACCTAGCAGTGATTATGTATTCGTGAAGCTGCATGACGAGACGCCAATTTTATTCCCGATGGAAAAAGTGAAGTCCGTCTATCCGAATGCTATGCATATCGAAAGGAAATTGGTGAGGACTGCGGCTACAATTGAACACCAATCGGCGGCCGCTACGGAAAAACCGGATGATATGACACTGTTCAGGTTCTTTTATTCACAGATGAATGATATGGAACCTGATGCTGAAACGGAGAGGCTGTTTGCTGAAGTTTTGCAGGATGTCAAAGGAGGCGTTGAAAAATGA
- a CDS encoding BCCT family transporter — MDRKFWKNPVFSISAVVILVLVVLGAVIPQPFEKVAGQLYGFTTAKFGWFYLLTVFIIIVFLIGLAISKFGAIRLGGDDERPEYPFFTWIGMLFSAGFGVGLVFWGVAEPMSHYFSSPLNGVEPQSENAARIAMGYSFFHWGISQWGIFGIVGLVIAFLQFRKKKDGLISTALEPLVGSNRHLKTGIDSFAVIATVMGIATSLGMGVLQMSGGLEYVFQTKSTFGVQLLIIFVVFVAYMISASSGLGKGIAYLGNFNLAMAIAMLVFFFFVGPKVFILESFTLAIGDYINNFIRYSLRLQPYQGGTWVMEWTIFYWAWTIAWSPFVGAFVARVSKGRTIREFIAGVMIIPPVFACMWIATLGGTALYSDLNNGTRIAEAVDADVTSAIFETLKHLPFTGVISFLSVVLIFTFLITSADSATYILASMTTRGSLFPPLVVKMIWGFLMSAIAAVLLYAGGLEALQSASLVSALPFTLFLILLMLSLGKLLGKEPITVRPTDIRQFEKIEQEVKKKARRRKRD, encoded by the coding sequence TTGGATAGAAAGTTTTGGAAGAACCCGGTGTTTTCCATATCGGCAGTCGTCATTTTAGTATTAGTTGTTCTTGGTGCAGTCATACCGCAACCATTTGAAAAGGTTGCAGGACAATTATATGGCTTCACGACGGCAAAGTTCGGTTGGTTTTATTTATTGACTGTTTTCATTATCATCGTTTTCCTAATCGGATTGGCAATTAGTAAATTTGGTGCAATCCGTTTAGGAGGGGATGATGAAAGGCCTGAATATCCATTTTTCACTTGGATCGGGATGCTTTTTTCAGCTGGTTTCGGAGTAGGGCTTGTCTTTTGGGGAGTCGCGGAACCGATGAGCCATTATTTCTCTTCGCCTCTAAATGGCGTCGAGCCACAATCCGAGAATGCAGCAAGAATTGCAATGGGTTATTCGTTCTTCCATTGGGGGATTTCACAATGGGGGATTTTTGGCATTGTTGGGCTTGTCATCGCGTTTTTGCAGTTCCGGAAAAAGAAGGATGGTCTTATTTCGACTGCTCTCGAGCCATTAGTAGGTTCCAATCGGCATTTGAAGACCGGAATTGACTCGTTTGCCGTAATTGCAACGGTTATGGGAATAGCGACATCGCTCGGGATGGGTGTGTTGCAGATGAGCGGCGGATTGGAGTATGTCTTCCAAACAAAAAGCACATTTGGGGTACAGTTACTCATCATTTTCGTTGTTTTTGTTGCCTATATGATTTCTGCGTCTTCCGGTTTGGGTAAAGGGATTGCATACTTGGGCAACTTCAATTTAGCGATGGCAATAGCGATGCTAGTCTTTTTCTTTTTCGTCGGTCCGAAAGTATTTATTTTGGAAAGCTTTACATTGGCGATTGGGGACTACATAAATAATTTCATTCGATATAGTTTGAGGCTGCAGCCTTATCAAGGCGGGACTTGGGTGATGGAGTGGACAATATTTTACTGGGCGTGGACAATTGCTTGGTCTCCGTTCGTCGGTGCTTTTGTAGCCCGTGTTTCGAAAGGTCGTACTATCCGTGAGTTCATTGCGGGAGTGATGATCATTCCGCCAGTATTCGCTTGCATGTGGATTGCCACATTAGGCGGAACGGCATTGTATAGCGATTTGAACAACGGGACGCGGATTGCGGAAGCGGTAGATGCGGATGTCACTTCGGCCATTTTCGAAACTCTAAAACACTTGCCATTTACAGGAGTCATATCATTTCTGTCTGTCGTTCTCATTTTTACTTTCTTAATTACATCTGCGGATTCCGCAACATATATTTTGGCGAGTATGACGACGAGAGGGAGCTTGTTTCCTCCGTTAGTTGTCAAAATGATTTGGGGTTTCCTCATGTCTGCAATTGCAGCAGTTTTGCTCTATGCAGGCGGCTTGGAGGCTTTGCAATCAGCTTCTCTCGTTTCTGCCCTTCCATTTACGCTTTTTCTCATTTTGCTCATGTTATCCTTAGGGAAGTTGTTGGGGAAAGAACCGATTACGGTCAGGCCAACTGACATTAGGCAATTTGAAAAGATTGAGCAGGAAGTGAAAAAGAAGGCTAGAAGAAGGAAGCGGGATTAA
- a CDS encoding MFS transporter — MFAIGACHLLNDTLQAVIPAMFPVLEKERGLSFTQLGYIFFALNMVASVLQPVVGYFSDRKPMPYALPVGMTFSLIGMAGLAIAPSYWLILLSVIILGLGSAVFHPEGSRVSFLAAESKRGLSQSIYQVGGNTGQALAPLISAFVLVPLGQKGAAIFIAVAALGIFILTKISAWYKRTLELEKSNNRKKVILSSIGDLTKKQIGIALALLLTIIFARSFYVTNVTSFYIFYLMNDYGLKIEQGQLYIFLFMALGAAGTFFGGPMADRIGRKNVIVLSLLVPLPLCVLLPHVPIWAVGLLLVLIGFFIMLSFTVTVIYAQELVPSKIGTMAGLTVGLAFGMGAIGAVVIGRMMDTIGIFPTMVIASFLPFIGLVGLALPKDQKIMAPSAK; from the coding sequence ATGTTTGCCATCGGTGCGTGCCATTTGCTGAATGATACGCTTCAAGCGGTCATACCAGCGATGTTCCCGGTGTTGGAAAAGGAAAGAGGATTAAGTTTTACACAGCTCGGATACATATTTTTTGCTTTGAATATGGTCGCATCAGTACTGCAACCGGTCGTAGGCTATTTCAGTGACAGAAAACCGATGCCGTATGCGCTTCCTGTCGGGATGACTTTCTCCTTAATCGGCATGGCAGGGTTGGCGATCGCGCCAAGCTATTGGCTCATTCTCCTGTCGGTCATCATACTGGGGCTTGGATCCGCGGTATTCCATCCGGAAGGATCCCGTGTGTCCTTCTTGGCAGCCGAGTCGAAACGGGGACTGTCCCAATCAATTTATCAAGTCGGGGGAAATACTGGACAAGCATTGGCACCGCTGATCAGCGCTTTTGTCTTAGTGCCGCTAGGTCAAAAGGGAGCAGCTATTTTCATTGCAGTCGCGGCTCTCGGGATTTTCATCTTGACCAAAATTTCCGCTTGGTACAAACGAACATTAGAATTGGAGAAAAGTAACAACCGGAAAAAGGTGATCCTTTCTTCAATAGGCGATTTGACAAAAAAACAAATCGGGATTGCTCTCGCGTTATTGTTGACAATAATATTTGCTAGATCTTTCTACGTCACGAATGTTACAAGCTTTTATATCTTTTACTTAATGAACGACTATGGATTGAAAATTGAGCAAGGCCAGCTATACATATTCCTATTCATGGCGCTTGGTGCTGCGGGCACATTTTTCGGCGGACCGATGGCTGATCGGATCGGAAGGAAAAATGTCATCGTGTTGTCGTTGTTAGTTCCGTTGCCGCTCTGCGTTCTCCTGCCGCATGTTCCAATTTGGGCAGTAGGGCTACTGTTGGTGTTAATCGGTTTCTTCATTATGCTTAGCTTCACCGTCACTGTCATTTATGCGCAGGAACTTGTCCCGAGTAAAATTGGGACAATGGCCGGTTTGACTGTCGGCTTGGCATTTGGGATGGGAGCGATTGGGGCGGTTGTTATCGGAAGGATGATGGATACAATCGGCATCTTCCCCACGATGGTCATTGCCTCCTTCCTGCCATTCATAGGTTTAGTCGGCTTGGCCCTGCCAAAGGATCAAAAAATCATGGCTCCTTCTGCCAAGTGA
- a CDS encoding DUF3298 and DUF4163 domain-containing protein, giving the protein MDFPVSILTKKLPHSSPKINVYYPVVTQMKDSLIQRKMNSAIIRTLNEVLVDQQFYNPALVELLANFEIKNNQRGILSLNLIVYSFTGGAHGLTIIKSLTFNTKTGKQYELKDLFKPGSDYVKKLSDIIRVDITKWDIQLLDPPFTIIRPDQDFYIADTSLIIYFQLYEITPYAWGFPYFPIPILDIADIILPQGPLDQMMAFT; this is encoded by the coding sequence TTGGATTTTCCGGTTTCCATATTGACGAAGAAACTTCCTCATTCCTCGCCCAAAATCAATGTCTATTACCCTGTTGTGACACAAATGAAAGATTCACTCATTCAACGGAAAATGAACAGCGCCATCATTCGCACTCTCAATGAAGTCCTTGTCGATCAGCAGTTTTATAATCCGGCGCTCGTCGAACTGCTGGCCAATTTCGAAATAAAGAACAATCAGCGTGGGATTCTTAGTTTAAACTTAATTGTATATTCTTTCACTGGCGGCGCCCATGGCCTTACAATCATTAAGTCGCTGACGTTCAATACGAAAACCGGCAAGCAATATGAATTGAAGGATTTATTCAAACCGGGAAGCGATTATGTGAAGAAGTTATCTGACATAATCCGTGTAGACATTACTAAATGGGACATCCAATTATTGGACCCCCCATTTACAATAATTCGACCTGATCAGGATTTCTATATTGCCGACACTTCACTAATCATTTATTTCCAGTTATACGAAATTACACCATACGCATGGGGGTTTCCATACTTCCCAATTCCCATTTTAGATATTGCGGATATCATTCTACCACAGGGACCGCTCGATCAGATGATGGCTTTCACATAA
- a CDS encoding nucleotide excision repair endonuclease: MISITIPKPDVTIQQRQQEMKAEEAPIKPINGFIDLHEIPRDKGGLILFYNKSDELLFAGKARKLRQRVKKHLEDNVSPVKNHRDEINKISVIVIEDPMEREIYETYIINTLRAKYNVDKVFFE; encoded by the coding sequence ATGATCTCAATTACAATTCCGAAGCCGGATGTCACCATTCAGCAGCGCCAGCAAGAAATGAAAGCAGAGGAAGCGCCGATCAAACCGATCAACGGCTTTATCGATCTGCATGAAATCCCGCGCGATAAAGGGGGACTTATCCTTTTTTACAATAAAAGTGATGAACTACTATTCGCGGGGAAAGCAAGAAAACTTCGTCAGCGCGTGAAAAAACATCTTGAAGACAATGTGTCACCTGTGAAAAATCACCGAGATGAAATAAACAAGATCTCCGTCATCGTTATCGAAGATCCGATGGAACGGGAAATCTATGAAACGTATATCATCAATACATTGCGCGCAAAATATAATGTAGATAAAGTGTTTTTCGAATAA
- a CDS encoding metal ABC transporter substrate-binding protein: MKRKLLTLCIMSIMALLLSACGGKKEGAEDEKIQIVATFSILTDIVNVVGGDRVAVHSMVPIGTDPHEYEPLPEDIKKAADADVIFYNGLNLEGGKTGWFSKLIASIGKDEKDVYELMEGVEPKYITTADGKDEEINPHAFLDPIVGIQMVENARDALSEIDPDHKDSYEKNADALLKELHEIDELYKTKISEIPEQHRILVTSERAYQYMTDRYGLQEAFLWDIDTEEIGTPRQIKSLVDFIKEHDVPALFVETNVDRRPMETVSKETGVDIASELYSDELGKPGTDGGSYVKFLRYNIEKIHDGLMR, translated from the coding sequence ATGAAACGTAAACTTTTGACACTTTGCATTATGTCCATAATGGCACTGCTTCTCAGCGCTTGTGGCGGGAAAAAAGAGGGGGCGGAGGATGAGAAAATCCAAATCGTAGCTACATTTTCCATACTAACTGATATCGTAAATGTAGTGGGAGGCGATCGGGTGGCTGTGCATAGCATGGTTCCGATAGGCACTGACCCGCATGAGTACGAACCGTTGCCCGAAGATATCAAAAAAGCCGCTGATGCGGATGTAATCTTTTACAATGGCTTGAACTTGGAAGGCGGAAAAACTGGTTGGTTTTCCAAACTAATCGCCTCCATCGGAAAAGATGAGAAGGATGTATATGAATTGATGGAAGGTGTGGAACCGAAATATATTACGACCGCTGACGGAAAAGACGAGGAGATTAATCCTCATGCTTTTCTTGATCCGATCGTAGGCATTCAAATGGTCGAAAACGCCCGCGACGCTCTATCGGAGATCGACCCTGACCATAAAGACTCCTATGAGAAGAATGCGGATGCATTGCTGAAGGAATTGCATGAGATCGATGAGTTGTATAAGACGAAAATCAGCGAGATTCCTGAACAGCACCGCATCCTTGTCACTAGTGAGCGTGCCTACCAATATATGACGGATCGCTATGGGTTGCAGGAAGCGTTCCTCTGGGATATCGACACGGAGGAAATCGGTACGCCGCGACAAATCAAGAGTTTGGTCGATTTTATCAAGGAGCATGATGTGCCAGCCTTATTTGTTGAAACGAATGTCGATAGACGTCCGATGGAAACCGTGTCGAAGGAGACAGGCGTTGACATCGCTTCAGAACTTTATTCGGATGAGCTCGGTAAACCGGGGACGGACGGCGGGTCATATGTTAAGTTTCTACGATACAATATTGAAAAGATCCATGACGGATTAATGCGGTGA
- a CDS encoding SOS response-associated peptidase yields MCGRFTLFAPYYEILDRFDIESAFAESDYIPSYNIAPSQQVVAVINDGQKNRLGHLRWGLIPPWAKDEKIGYKMINARAETVAEKPSFRKAFQKQRCILPADSFYEWQRKDGEKIPMRIRLKNDELFAIAGLWESWKSPDGKLIHTCTAITTAPNELMKPIHDRMPVILKREDEAAWLDPRNDDVDFLGNMLRSFDEKQMDAYSVSSAVNSPKNNEANLIVPVC; encoded by the coding sequence ATGTGTGGCCGTTTCACTTTATTTGCCCCGTATTATGAAATTCTTGACCGATTCGATATTGAATCGGCCTTTGCCGAAAGTGACTATATACCGAGCTACAATATCGCCCCTTCTCAACAAGTAGTCGCCGTCATCAATGATGGGCAGAAGAACCGTCTGGGGCATCTTCGTTGGGGACTCATTCCTCCATGGGCAAAAGATGAGAAGATCGGTTATAAAATGATCAATGCCCGGGCTGAAACGGTAGCCGAAAAACCAAGCTTCCGAAAAGCTTTCCAAAAACAGCGTTGCATTCTTCCGGCGGATTCATTTTATGAATGGCAAAGGAAAGACGGAGAGAAGATTCCAATGCGCATCAGGCTTAAGAATGATGAGCTGTTCGCCATAGCTGGGCTGTGGGAATCATGGAAATCTCCTGACGGTAAGCTCATCCATACATGCACCGCGATTACGACCGCGCCGAATGAATTGATGAAACCGATCCATGACAGGATGCCGGTCATTTTGAAGAGGGAGGACGAGGCGGCTTGGCTTGATCCACGCAATGATGATGTGGATTTCCTGGGGAATATGTTACGTTCGTTCGATGAGAAGCAGATGGATGCTTATAGTGTCTCATCTGCAGTGAATTCACCAAAGAATAATGAAGCAAATCTTATTGTTCCGGTTTGTTGA
- a CDS encoding metal ABC transporter ATP-binding protein — MTYQVEVKNLSVSYDGENVLRNINFNVDGGKLIGIIGPNGAGKSTLMKAVLDLIHRDHGDVLIDGKPMKDVRKKVAYVPQRAAIDWDFPITVLKTVLLGTYPQVGIFRRPGRSEKQWALECLQKVGMDQFAKRQIGELSGGQQQRVFLARALAQKANIFFLDEPFVGIDVTSEALIIGILKELRDAGNSVFVVHHDLTKVEDYFDELLLLNKELITSGPVARVMQPDSLKTAYQSQYGLWDALGVTI; from the coding sequence ATGACCTATCAAGTAGAGGTGAAAAATTTATCGGTTTCTTATGATGGGGAAAATGTATTGAGAAATATCAATTTCAACGTGGACGGCGGTAAGCTGATCGGCATCATCGGTCCGAATGGGGCTGGCAAATCCACTTTGATGAAAGCAGTTTTGGATTTGATTCATCGAGATCATGGAGATGTGTTGATAGACGGGAAACCGATGAAAGATGTCCGAAAAAAAGTCGCATATGTCCCTCAACGGGCTGCAATCGATTGGGATTTCCCGATAACAGTTCTGAAGACTGTTCTGTTGGGAACCTATCCACAAGTCGGCATCTTCCGACGTCCTGGAAGGTCCGAAAAGCAGTGGGCACTGGAATGCCTGCAAAAGGTCGGAATGGATCAGTTTGCTAAGCGGCAGATCGGCGAGTTGTCGGGTGGGCAGCAACAACGTGTGTTTTTGGCACGGGCACTTGCACAGAAAGCGAATATATTCTTCTTGGATGAACCGTTCGTCGGCATTGACGTCACGAGTGAGGCACTCATCATCGGCATACTGAAGGAGCTGAGGGATGCTGGGAACTCGGTATTTGTCGTTCATCACGATTTAACAAAAGTGGAAGATTATTTCGATGAACTTCTGCTACTCAATAAAGAGTTGATTACATCTGGTCCGGTGGCACGGGTCATGCAGCCGGATTCATTGAAAACCGCATACCAGTCACAATACGGATTATGGGATGCATTGGGGGTCACTATATAA
- a CDS encoding metallophosphoesterase family protein has translation MKRTLVISDIHGELALFEELLQAIEYNSDQDQLILLGDYIDRGPDSKEVLNKVMKLKDEGAVVLIGNHEDMMVRALVNGEERVWKNWINRNGGTETLKSYGFAEVDFKVEEDEPFVKPTIHSKELEEHLHFIQNLDTYFEWEDTIFVHAGVHPEKPIEETDPYDLIWIRDIFHNDYCGEKTVIFGHTPTKNLHKDKQCCSVYFGENRIIGIDGAAVYGGQLNCLQLPEQTVYSVKAKEKNNKEKGETHDKQTV, from the coding sequence ATGAAGCGAACACTAGTCATCAGCGACATCCACGGAGAACTTGCTTTATTCGAAGAGCTATTGCAAGCTATCGAGTACAATTCCGATCAAGACCAGCTCATTCTACTGGGCGACTACATCGATCGAGGCCCGGATTCAAAAGAGGTGCTCAACAAAGTGATGAAGCTGAAGGACGAAGGGGCTGTCGTCTTGATAGGAAATCACGAAGACATGATGGTGAGGGCATTAGTCAATGGCGAAGAGAGGGTCTGGAAAAACTGGATCAATCGGAATGGCGGGACAGAAACATTGAAAAGCTACGGTTTTGCTGAAGTTGATTTTAAAGTCGAGGAAGATGAGCCATTCGTCAAGCCGACTATCCATTCTAAGGAATTGGAAGAGCATCTTCATTTCATCCAAAATCTTGATACTTATTTTGAATGGGAGGACACGATTTTCGTCCATGCAGGTGTCCACCCGGAAAAACCGATTGAAGAAACAGATCCATACGACCTCATTTGGATTCGGGACATCTTCCACAACGACTATTGCGGAGAGAAAACGGTTATTTTCGGGCACACCCCGACGAAGAATCTACATAAGGACAAGCAATGCTGTTCAGTTTATTTTGGAGAGAACCGGATCATTGGCATCGATGGTGCCGCTGTATATGGCGGGCAATTGAACTGCCTTCAGCTTCCTGAACAAACCGTTTACTCCGTTAAAGCAAAGGAAAAAAACAACAAAGAAAAAGGGGAAACTCATGACAAACAAACCGTATAA